Within the uncultured Fusobacterium sp. genome, the region AACTCTAGATCACTTAGATTATCATGAGAGTATGCAAAATTATTTTGAAGCTAAAAGAAAACTCTTCACAATGTTAAAAGTTAAAGAAAATAGTGTTATAAATATTGATGATCCATACGGAGAAAAATTATATAAAGAGTTTGGTGGATATTCATACTCTTTAAAAAATGAAAGTGCTAATTTAAAAGGAAAAATATTAGAGTTTCATAGTGATGGACAATTAGTAGAGCTAGAGTTACTAGATAAAAAATATATTGTTAAACTTGCTATTTTAGGTAGGTATAATTTATATAATGTTCTAGGTGTAATTGGAATGGCTTTACTTTTAGGAAAAGAAGCAGATGAAGTTGTATCTGGATTAAAAGAATTAAAGGGAGCTCCTGGAAGATTTGAACTTATAAATTGTGGACAAGATTATATTGTTGTAGTTGATTATGCTCACACAGGAGATGCACTTGAAAATATTTTACAAAGTATTAATGAACTAAAAAAAGGTAGAGTAATAACTGTTTTTGGTTGTGGAGGAGATAGAGATCCAAGTAAAAGACCAATTATGGGTGAGATTGCTCAAAGATTGAGTGATATAGCAATTTTAACTTCTGATAATCCAAGAACTGAAGACCCTCATAAAATAATAGAGGATGTTTTAAAGGGAATGGATGGAAATAATTATTTAGTTGAGGAAAATAGAGAATTAGCTATAGTAAAAGCTATTGAAATAGCAAAGACAAATGATATTATTCTCATTGCTGGAAAAGGGCATGAAGCTTATCAGATATTAGGAAGAAAAAAGATTCATTTTGATGATAGAGAGATAGCAAGAAGAGAGATAGTAAAAAGAAAAATGAGAGGATAGGGGGAAAAAATGGTAGAAGAAGTAAGAGTAGTAAAAGTAGGAGATAAGATAGAAATTGGTGGAAACAAAAGGTTTGTTTTAATAGCAGGACCTTGTGTAATTGAATCAGAGGAATTAGTTATGGAGGTTGCTGGAAAAATAAAAGATATTTGTGATAGATTAGGGATTCAATATATTTTTAAAGCTTCTTTTGACAAAGCTAATAGATCTTCAATTCACTCTTTTAGAGGACCAGGATTAGAAAAAGGATTAGAAATATTAAAAAAAGTTAAAGAGAGATACAATGTTCCTGTAATAACAGATGTACATGAAACATGGCAATGTAAAAAAGCAGCTGAAGTAGTTGATATTTTACAAATACCAGCATTTTTATGTAGACAGACAGATTTACTTTTAGCAGCTGCAGAAACAGGACTTCCAGTTAATATAAAAAAAGGACAATTTTTAGCTCCTTGGGATATGAAAAATGTTGTTACAAAAATGGAAGAAAGTAATAATAGAAATATTTTATTATGTGAAAGAGGAAGTACATTTGGATATAACAATATGGTAGTAGATATGAGATCTTTTATGGAAATGAGAAAATTTGGATATCCAGTAGTGTTTGATGTAACTCATGCAGTACAAAGACCAGGAGGACTTGGAACAGCAACTTCAGGAGATAGAGAGTATGTATTTCCACTTATGAGAGCTGGGCTTGCAATAGGAGTAGATGCTATATTTGCTGAAGTACATCCTAATCCTAATGAAGCAAAATCAGATGGACCAAATATGTTATTCTTAGATGATTTAGAAGAGATATTAAAGGTAGCGATAAAAATAGATGATTTAGTAAAAGGAAGATAAGGGGATAATATGGAATTTAATGAAGTGGATTACGCTAGAAGTGTTTTTAGTGCAGAGATAGAAGAATTAGAGAGAGTAAAAAAGAATCTAAATAGTGATATTACAAAGGTAGTAGAATTAATTTTAAATTCAAAGGGAAAAATTGTAGTTACAGGAATTGGAAAATCAGGATTGATTGGGAAAAAAATAGCAGCAACTTTAGCTTCAACAGGAACATTAGCAATATTTATGAATTCTGCTGAAGGGCTACATGGAGATTTAGGAATGATATCTTCAGATGATGTTGTTTTAGCTATATCTAATAGTGGAAATAGTGATGAAATAGTTTCACTATTACCTTCTATTGAAAAGATTGGTGCAAGACTTGTAGCTATGACAGGAAATAGAAATTCAAAATTAGGAAAAGCAGCTGATTATGTACTAGATATTGGAGTTACAAAAGA harbors:
- a CDS encoding UDP-N-acetylmuramoyl-L-alanyl-D-glutamate--2,6-diaminopimelate ligase → MEEFLSGLEYKILQKGKEDIKYTGMEYDSRKIEAGNIFVALEGAVVDGHKFIKNAVENGAKAILVSKEVPLEFPVEYILVKDLRKNLGKIASEFYNYPQKKLKIIGITGTNGKTTSTYLLESILGEEKVARIGTVEYKIGDEVIEAQNTTPESLDIVKICKKAVDKGLEYLVMEVSSHALALGRVSMLEFDVASFTNLTLDHLDYHESMQNYFEAKRKLFTMLKVKENSVINIDDPYGEKLYKEFGGYSYSLKNESANLKGKILEFHSDGQLVELELLDKKYIVKLAILGRYNLYNVLGVIGMALLLGKEADEVVSGLKELKGAPGRFELINCGQDYIVVVDYAHTGDALENILQSINELKKGRVITVFGCGGDRDPSKRPIMGEIAQRLSDIAILTSDNPRTEDPHKIIEDVLKGMDGNNYLVEENRELAIVKAIEIAKTNDIILIAGKGHEAYQILGRKKIHFDDREIARREIVKRKMRG
- the kdsA gene encoding 3-deoxy-8-phosphooctulonate synthase, encoding MVEEVRVVKVGDKIEIGGNKRFVLIAGPCVIESEELVMEVAGKIKDICDRLGIQYIFKASFDKANRSSIHSFRGPGLEKGLEILKKVKERYNVPVITDVHETWQCKKAAEVVDILQIPAFLCRQTDLLLAAAETGLPVNIKKGQFLAPWDMKNVVTKMEESNNRNILLCERGSTFGYNNMVVDMRSFMEMRKFGYPVVFDVTHAVQRPGGLGTATSGDREYVFPLMRAGLAIGVDAIFAEVHPNPNEAKSDGPNMLFLDDLEEILKVAIKIDDLVKGR